TGGATTGAAGAAGGAACAGCGATGCACTCCGATAATAGTGATATTCAAGTCGCCTGCTTTACCCTTGATGACAACATTTACGCAGTGGATATCATGCGTATCAGAGAAATCATCAAACCTCAGAAGCTGACCAGCCTGCCCAAGGCACCCCCCTATGTGGAAGGAGTCATAAATCTGCGTGGTTCCGTTATTCCGGTCATCGACCTGCGTAAAAGGTTCGATCTGCCGGTCCGCGAAATCGACAGCGCGGTAAGGCTGCTGATTGTGAGAGTGGCAAAGCAACTACTTGGATTTGTCGTTGATAATGTTACCGAAGTCATCACCGTGCCTGCCAGAGATATAAAACCGCCGCCACAGATAGCAGGAGGGATTGGTGCCCAGTACCTCCTTGGAGTCTGCCTGTTCCAGGAGGCACTGATCATGCTGTTGAACATCGACACAATATTTACTGACAGAGAGGCTTCCGAACTAGGGCTGATTGGCTCTATGCATGGTGAAGGTTGAGATTTACCGGTGAGGGAAAGGCTGACATGCTTATCATTTGTCCCAGTTGCAAGACAAAATTCAGTTTCGACGACTCGAAGATAGGCCCACAAGGAATAAAGCTTAGATGCAGCAAGTGCCGGACGATCTTCAGTGTGACCAGGAAGCTCGAGACTCCAGTGCCTGCTCCAGTTCCTCCAGCGCCACCAGTGGCGGCGACTCCGGCTGCCCGAAATATAAAGGT
This region of Geotalea daltonii FRC-32 genomic DNA includes:
- a CDS encoding chemotaxis protein CheW, which produces MHSDNSDIQVACFTLDDNIYAVDIMRIREIIKPQKLTSLPKAPPYVEGVINLRGSVIPVIDLRKRFDLPVREIDSAVRLLIVRVAKQLLGFVVDNVTEVITVPARDIKPPPQIAGGIGAQYLLGVCLFQEALIMLLNIDTIFTDREASELGLIGSMHGEG